The Acidobacteriota bacterium genome has a window encoding:
- a CDS encoding ATP-binding protein: MALADRIHVSRRYQRAIRIDTDVGNPAALEGFVCPASSAEVLETMARYVSESGQGAFTWTGPYGSGKSSLAVALSAALNGSKARRHHSASILGRRTSALLAEALPPRTRGWRILPVAGRRDCPVQVIGKAIEAAGLLSDSRPRSWTEKRVLDTLEEIAARNPRTGGGLAVLVDEMGKFLEAAVQDGSDIHLFQQLAELASRSGGRLLVVGILHQAFEEYAHRLSRHMRDEWSKIQGRFVDLAVNTVGDEQIDLLGRAIESDHRSSPPGSLAKGVARLAQKQTSPHLAEMLENCWPLHPVVACLLGPLSRQRFGQNQRSIFGFLNSAEPGGFQDFLRSANDSDLYGPDRLWDYLRINLEPAILASPDGHRWALAMDAFGRCEAMGGEDLHLRLLKVIAMVDLLKNRSGLVASPDLLMLALPSDGPKDLVAALDDLQSWSLIVFRKFAGAYAVFEGSDFDIEHALEQVSVGVRETEFSLMGATARPQPLVAKRHYHETGAFRWFDVGIVPLAEIEKLASRYTPRHGEIGIFFLVIPTKGETGEAAEKACRVAACMSSEWDIVVGLSQSTGSIPDVAAELSALERVRDETADLQGDRVARTEVLARIAAAQGQLESELARAFDSASWYRKHATAKPLVHSDLNSLASDLSDARFDSAPRLHNELLGRMKPSSNAVAAQNILLRRMVLDEGKARLGIKGFPAEGGLFASLLEAPGLYRETVDGWRFVVPEPNAQDAHNLGPTWRAAEDLLKANAHRAVPVAEIYDVWRRAPLGIKDGLLPVLAVAFLLSERKKLGFYRQGVFQARLSDLDIDYLAKDPKDVQLRWMDLTEVSRLLLSELADVVRHLDEENELSHLEPLDVARGLVAIHDRLPPWVNRTQRLSRNAKRVRQLFKQANDPNRLIFDDIPRVLNDATATGEHESMQRIASQVSKGLGELRQAYPAMLNRMRELLLAELQVPNASSSMLAELRDRAENIRGLGGDHRLQAFIVRLARFEGQDEDMESLAGMAVNKPPRNWVDPDIDRAAVELAELAQRFIHAEAFAHVKGRRDKRHAIAVVVGIEGRSTPIHDEFAIADLDRSKVRSLIERMDNMLRESGESRRNIILAALAELSARHLEAPGEAEPTATLKRRRDIS, translated from the coding sequence ATGGCGCTTGCCGATCGGATTCACGTGTCTCGGCGCTATCAGCGCGCCATCCGCATCGATACCGATGTCGGGAACCCGGCTGCACTTGAAGGGTTTGTTTGTCCGGCATCTTCCGCCGAGGTTCTTGAGACCATGGCACGTTATGTGTCTGAAAGCGGCCAGGGTGCATTTACCTGGACGGGGCCTTATGGCAGCGGAAAGTCAAGTCTTGCCGTCGCCCTTAGCGCGGCTCTTAACGGGAGCAAGGCACGTCGGCACCATTCGGCATCGATTCTGGGTCGGCGCACATCGGCGCTGCTTGCGGAGGCACTGCCGCCCCGGACGCGGGGCTGGAGGATTCTTCCAGTGGCGGGCCGACGAGACTGTCCCGTGCAGGTGATTGGCAAGGCGATCGAAGCTGCGGGTTTGTTGTCCGACAGTAGGCCGAGGTCATGGACGGAGAAGCGTGTCCTCGACACGCTCGAAGAGATTGCGGCGCGCAATCCCCGGACCGGCGGAGGCCTAGCGGTGTTAGTCGACGAAATGGGTAAGTTTCTGGAAGCTGCGGTGCAGGACGGGTCCGATATCCATCTGTTTCAGCAGTTAGCCGAACTCGCCTCGCGCAGTGGTGGGCGGCTGCTTGTTGTCGGCATCCTTCATCAGGCGTTCGAGGAATACGCTCACCGCTTGTCGCGGCACATGCGCGACGAGTGGTCCAAAATTCAAGGCCGGTTCGTGGACCTCGCCGTCAATACCGTTGGGGACGAGCAGATCGATCTTCTCGGCCGGGCGATCGAGAGCGACCATCGGTCTAGCCCTCCAGGTTCGTTGGCTAAAGGTGTGGCTCGGCTCGCGCAAAAACAAACGTCCCCGCATCTCGCCGAGATGCTCGAAAATTGCTGGCCGCTGCACCCGGTCGTTGCATGTCTACTCGGCCCGCTGTCGCGACAGCGCTTCGGCCAGAACCAACGTAGCATTTTCGGTTTTCTCAATTCGGCCGAGCCGGGCGGGTTTCAGGATTTCTTGCGTAGCGCGAACGACTCTGATCTCTACGGCCCTGATCGGTTGTGGGATTATCTGCGCATCAACCTTGAACCTGCCATATTAGCTTCACCCGACGGTCACCGTTGGGCGTTGGCCATGGATGCTTTTGGACGGTGCGAGGCCATGGGGGGCGAGGATTTGCATCTGCGATTACTCAAGGTAATCGCGATGGTGGATCTCCTTAAGAATCGTTCTGGACTCGTGGCGAGTCCTGATCTGCTGATGCTCGCGCTGCCCTCGGACGGTCCCAAGGATCTCGTCGCTGCATTGGACGATCTGCAGAGTTGGTCGCTGATCGTCTTTCGGAAATTCGCAGGGGCCTATGCGGTCTTCGAAGGAAGCGACTTCGACATCGAACACGCGCTGGAGCAGGTATCGGTTGGCGTGAGAGAGACGGAGTTTAGCCTGATGGGCGCGACAGCTAGGCCACAGCCCTTAGTGGCGAAGCGCCACTATCATGAGACGGGGGCTTTTCGCTGGTTTGATGTCGGAATCGTTCCCTTGGCGGAGATCGAAAAACTCGCCTCTCGCTATACACCGCGCCATGGCGAGATTGGGATTTTCTTTCTAGTGATCCCGACAAAGGGCGAGACGGGAGAGGCGGCGGAGAAGGCTTGCCGAGTAGCCGCGTGCATGTCTAGCGAATGGGATATCGTTGTGGGTCTGTCGCAAAGCACAGGGAGCATTCCCGACGTGGCGGCGGAGTTGTCGGCATTGGAGCGTGTGCGCGACGAGACTGCCGACTTGCAAGGCGACAGAGTTGCACGAACCGAAGTCCTCGCTCGCATTGCGGCCGCGCAGGGGCAGTTGGAAAGCGAGTTGGCCCGCGCATTCGACAGCGCGTCGTGGTATCGCAAGCATGCCACGGCCAAGCCGCTGGTACACTCTGATCTTAACAGCCTTGCCTCCGACCTTTCCGACGCCCGGTTCGATAGTGCACCACGGCTGCACAATGAGCTTCTAGGTCGCATGAAGCCATCGAGTAACGCCGTTGCCGCTCAAAATATCCTCCTGCGACGGATGGTGCTCGACGAAGGGAAGGCTCGGCTTGGCATCAAGGGATTTCCCGCCGAAGGCGGCCTGTTCGCCTCTTTGCTGGAGGCTCCCGGGTTGTACCGCGAAACGGTGGACGGGTGGCGTTTCGTGGTCCCCGAGCCGAATGCACAAGATGCCCACAATCTGGGGCCAACATGGCGCGCAGCCGAAGATCTATTGAAGGCCAACGCACACAGGGCAGTGCCGGTGGCTGAAATCTACGATGTCTGGCGCCGGGCACCGCTTGGCATCAAGGACGGCTTGTTGCCAGTGCTGGCGGTTGCGTTCCTCCTGTCGGAGCGCAAGAAACTGGGTTTCTATCGGCAGGGCGTCTTCCAAGCCCGCCTGTCAGATTTGGATATCGACTATCTTGCCAAAGACCCCAAAGACGTCCAGTTGCGATGGATGGATCTCACCGAGGTTTCCCGACTGCTCTTATCCGAGTTGGCCGACGTGGTGCGCCACCTCGATGAGGAGAACGAGCTAAGCCACCTTGAGCCCCTCGACGTGGCCCGGGGACTCGTGGCGATCCATGACCGACTGCCTCCGTGGGTCAACCGTACGCAGCGCCTCTCGCGCAATGCCAAGCGCGTCCGGCAACTGTTCAAGCAGGCCAACGATCCGAACAGGTTAATCTTCGACGACATACCTAGGGTGCTGAACGACGCAACAGCCACAGGCGAACACGAATCGATGCAGCGAATTGCAAGCCAGGTTAGCAAGGGCTTGGGGGAATTGCGGCAGGCCTACCCGGCAATGCTCAACCGAATGCGGGAACTCCTGCTTGCGGAGTTGCAAGTGCCGAATGCCTCATCGTCTATGCTGGCAGAGCTGCGCGACCGGGCCGAGAACATTCGTGGGCTTGGCGGCGACCATCGCTTACAGGCTTTCATCGTTCGCCTCGCGCGGTTCGAGGGACAAGACGAGGACATGGAGAGCCTTGCAGGCATGGCCGTCAACAAGCCCCCTCGGAACTGGGTCGATCCGGATATCGATCGTGCGGCGGTCGAACTCGCTGAACTGGCCCAGCGCTTCATACACGCGGAGGCCTTCGCCCACGTCAAGGGTCGCCGGGACAAGAGGCACGCCATAGCGGTCGTTGTCGGCATCGAAGGACGTTCGACGCCGATCCATGACGAGTTCGCCATCGCCGATTTGGATCGATCAAAGGTGAGATCGCTGATCGAGCGCATGGACAACATGCTCCGAGAAAGCGGTGAATCGAGGCGCAACATTATTTTGGCTGCCCTAGCCGAATTGAGCGCCCGGCATTTGGAAGCCCCTGGTGAGGCGGAGCCGACGGCTACCTTGAAGAGGAGACGCGATATCTCGTGA
- a CDS encoding DUF4007 family protein: MRGRLYENNYQPKLSGHETFPLRYGWLKKAFDAVSDTEDSQFGRSVFLCDDAIARFGVGKNMVASMRHWAVSAGVIEDKAGRATTTQLGSWVFGSGGLDPYMEDPATAWLVHWQLCSDPRKTTWFWAFNHYPAVSFERDILVKGLEKLAKDRGWARVSTSTIKSDVACFVRTYVSQPSSGKASYEDALESPLTELGLIRPVGRRDGFRFVRGRKPTLGAGVFCYAVEHFWSRYSTARTLSFEALAHEPGSPGRVFLLDENALANRLFEIDGASLGAYRWSETAGLKQLIRERDVSNEEALRFIETDYSRNRKDVA, translated from the coding sequence ATGCGGGGGCGCCTCTACGAAAACAACTATCAGCCCAAGCTATCTGGCCATGAGACCTTTCCGTTGCGTTACGGATGGCTCAAGAAGGCATTCGACGCCGTCTCGGATACCGAAGATTCCCAATTTGGCAGGTCGGTTTTCTTGTGCGATGACGCGATCGCGCGGTTTGGCGTCGGCAAGAACATGGTCGCATCCATGCGTCATTGGGCAGTGTCGGCCGGGGTGATCGAAGACAAAGCGGGACGGGCCACAACCACTCAGTTGGGATCGTGGGTGTTCGGCAGCGGTGGGCTTGACCCATACATGGAAGACCCCGCCACCGCGTGGCTCGTTCATTGGCAACTCTGTAGCGACCCTCGCAAGACCACTTGGTTCTGGGCATTCAACCATTACCCGGCGGTTTCATTCGAACGCGACATACTGGTCAAGGGACTTGAGAAACTTGCGAAGGATCGCGGTTGGGCCCGGGTTTCCACGTCTACAATCAAGAGTGACGTTGCGTGTTTCGTGCGCACATACGTGTCTCAGCCATCCTCAGGAAAAGCAAGCTACGAAGATGCTTTGGAGTCGCCTTTGACCGAGCTTGGATTGATCCGGCCGGTCGGACGGCGGGATGGCTTTCGTTTCGTCAGGGGACGCAAACCCACGCTCGGCGCCGGGGTGTTTTGCTATGCGGTGGAGCACTTCTGGTCTCGCTATTCCACCGCACGAACTCTTTCCTTTGAAGCTCTTGCCCACGAACCTGGATCACCGGGTCGGGTGTTTTTGCTGGACGAAAATGCCTTGGCCAATCGTCTTTTCGAAATCGATGGGGCCAGCCTCGGAGCCTACCGATGGTCGGAAACCGCCGGGTTGAAACAGCTGATTCGCGAGCGTGACGTTAGTAACGAGGAAGCGCTCCGATTCATTGAAACGGACTACTCGCGAAACAGAAAGGATGTTGCGTAA
- a CDS encoding cysteine desulfurase family protein, translated as MPSLGMHGAPTIYADYQATTPVDPRVVKTMAPFWGESFGNPHSNDHIIGWQANKAVYEAASSIAAMIGADVDEIIFTSGATEANNLALLGLARRAPTDRRQILVSATEHKCVLAAARALSEREGFTVETIPVNCEGLVDLNVLERRLTGSVLAVSVMAVNNEIGAIQDIPRIAEILAPHDVPLHCDAAQAPCAIDVSDLAVHAQLVSLSGHKMYGPQGIGTLYIRRDLQERLEPLIYGGGQQEGLRSGTTPVPLCVGMGAAAEIIAATEAIEERKRVACQRDLFVRLLKRGHAFVTINGAVGDRRHPGNANIGFDGFRAQDILGALQPQLAASTGAACASGIPEPSHVLRALGLTEAQSDASIRFSFGRFTTDDEIEKAGHLVLDALNSLSCEPTKKL; from the coding sequence TTGCCCAGTCTCGGAATGCACGGTGCACCCACCATCTACGCGGACTATCAGGCGACCACGCCCGTCGATCCTCGCGTCGTGAAAACAATGGCTCCCTTTTGGGGCGAATCGTTCGGTAATCCTCATTCAAACGATCACATTATCGGCTGGCAGGCAAATAAGGCGGTTTACGAAGCGGCATCATCGATCGCAGCCATGATCGGCGCCGATGTCGATGAAATCATTTTTACATCCGGGGCCACCGAAGCCAATAACCTAGCCCTGCTCGGCTTGGCACGGCGCGCACCGACCGACCGGCGGCAAATCCTGGTGAGCGCAACCGAGCACAAGTGCGTTCTGGCCGCCGCCAGAGCGCTTTCCGAGCGTGAAGGATTCACGGTAGAGACGATTCCAGTGAACTGTGAAGGTCTCGTCGATCTGAACGTGTTGGAAAGACGCTTGACTGGAAGTGTTCTAGCCGTTTCCGTAATGGCGGTGAACAACGAAATCGGAGCGATTCAGGACATTCCGCGGATCGCTGAGATTCTCGCGCCCCACGACGTTCCGCTGCATTGCGATGCGGCGCAGGCTCCATGCGCCATTGACGTAAGTGATTTGGCTGTCCATGCACAACTAGTCAGCCTCTCGGGACACAAGATGTACGGACCGCAGGGCATCGGAACACTGTACATCCGCCGTGATCTCCAAGAACGACTCGAGCCCTTGATCTACGGCGGTGGACAGCAGGAAGGCCTGCGTTCCGGCACCACACCGGTACCGCTTTGCGTTGGCATGGGAGCCGCCGCCGAGATCATCGCTGCCACCGAAGCCATCGAGGAACGCAAACGGGTAGCTTGTCAGCGAGATCTGTTTGTCCGGCTCCTGAAACGTGGACATGCTTTCGTAACCATCAACGGCGCCGTCGGTGATCGCCGTCATCCGGGCAATGCGAATATCGGGTTTGACGGCTTCCGCGCGCAGGATATTCTAGGTGCGTTGCAACCGCAGCTCGCCGCTTCCACCGGTGCCGCTTGCGCGTCCGGCATCCCCGAGCCATCCCACGTGCTTCGCGCCTTGGGTCTCACTGAGGCACAGAGTGATGCGTCAATCCGCTTCAGCTTTGGCCGTTTCACTACCGATGACGAGATCGAAAAGGCTGGTCACTTAGTTCTCGATGCTTTGAATTCGCTCTCTTGCGAACCGACGAAGAAATTATGA